A stretch of the Dehalococcoidia bacterium genome encodes the following:
- a CDS encoding AAA family ATPase, with protein MSKKPSVVILDPNLENRAEVHRTLTLANLSVLMEGGHGVEGLTLIQETLPDAVLLGLEHPVERGLQTLEAIAASHPDMPVIVYSTVDDGPAVRRAMIAGASDYLVAPLNGRTVGEAIQAVIERSGATVAAGVAPAAGTVPASSAAAPAAAGMVITVFGAKGGIGKTTISTNLAVALATQGRASVALVDFDTRFGDVAIMLDASSETSLADAARDIDKLDRTSIRRYLTRHPSGVSLLPASMNPADWDAIDLGQIERVVHLLAQTHDYVILDTPGAFNETVALALDLATVVLLVTSMDMASIKDTSLCLNMLRSWSFPEEKVRLTVNHSNLANSVKESDISRTLDYRIFWSIPYDDMVSKSTQVGQPLVMWRPKSRAAANLTHLATLLGGGGPAKAQKPAKSLLGRLLPFLN; from the coding sequence ATGAGCAAAAAGCCAAGTGTCGTCATTCTGGACCCCAACCTGGAGAACCGCGCCGAGGTGCACCGTACGCTCACGCTCGCCAACCTCTCCGTGCTGATGGAGGGCGGGCACGGCGTGGAGGGCCTCACGCTGATCCAGGAAACGCTGCCCGACGCCGTGCTGCTCGGCCTCGAGCATCCGGTCGAGCGCGGCCTGCAGACGCTGGAGGCGATCGCCGCTTCGCACCCGGACATGCCGGTGATCGTCTATTCGACGGTCGACGACGGCCCCGCCGTGCGCCGCGCGATGATCGCCGGCGCCAGCGACTATCTCGTCGCCCCGCTCAACGGCCGCACCGTCGGCGAGGCGATCCAGGCGGTGATCGAGCGCAGCGGCGCCACGGTCGCCGCCGGGGTGGCGCCCGCCGCGGGCACCGTGCCCGCGTCCAGCGCCGCCGCGCCCGCCGCGGCCGGCATGGTGATCACCGTGTTTGGCGCCAAGGGCGGCATCGGCAAGACGACGATCTCGACCAACCTGGCGGTGGCGCTGGCCACTCAGGGCCGCGCCTCCGTCGCCCTGGTCGACTTCGACACCCGCTTCGGCGACGTGGCGATCATGCTGGACGCCAGCTCGGAGACGAGCCTGGCCGACGCGGCGCGCGACATCGACAAGCTCGACCGCACCTCGATCCGCCGCTATCTGACGCGCCACCCCTCGGGCGTCTCCCTGCTGCCGGCGTCGATGAACCCGGCCGACTGGGACGCGATCGACCTGGGCCAGATCGAGCGCGTCGTGCACCTGCTGGCGCAAACGCACGACTACGTCATCCTGGATACGCCGGGCGCCTTCAACGAGACGGTGGCCCTGGCGCTGGATCTGGCCACCGTCGTGCTGCTCGTCACCAGCATGGACATGGCCAGCATCAAGGACACCTCGCTCTGCCTCAACATGCTGCGCTCCTGGTCCTTCCCCGAAGAGAAGGTGCGGCTCACCGTCAACCACTCCAACCTGGCGAACAGCGTCAAAGAGTCCGACATCTCGCGCACGCTGGATTACCGCATCTTCTGGTCGATCCCCTACGACGACATGGTCTCGAAGAGCACGCAGGTGGGGCAGCCACTGGTGATGTGGCGGCCGAAGTCGCGCGCGGCGGCGAACCTCACGCACCTGGCGACGCTGCTCGGCGGCGGCGGCCCGGCGAAAGCACAGAAGCCGGCGAAGAGCCTGCTGGGGCGGCTGTTACCTTTCCTTAACTGA
- a CDS encoding CpaF family protein, producing the protein MGIDIRRHFASNDGSPEPPPPEEPHDDASQSEAAQAASGTERPALLAARWLGRGREQAPPSPQRIRRPLAPETPEPGETVAMTEEPRVSPQIAGLEEAKTRVHRRLIQELEASRLDRMSEDEARTAVAQAARQLLTQEMPEVYGLARDEVIAAVTDEVLGLGPIENMIRDPSISEVMINAADEIFFERAGRIHRANVRFRDNAHIMRIAERIVSRVGRRVDESSPMVDARLPDGSRVNIIIPPVAPKSPCITIRKFKKDKLTLEDLMGFGSIAPEAVTFMRACVHIKRNIIVSGGTGSGKTTLLNALSGAIPDYERLVTIEDPTELRLQQPHVVTLEARPASIEGRGEVTQRDLVRNALRMRPDRIIIGEVRGGETFDMLQAMNTGHEGSISTIHANSPRDAAARMESLVMMTGMELPLRVIREQIASAIHLIIQQTRFSDGSRKVTHITEVTGLEGQTLTLQDIFHFEHEGIDSEGKVRGRMKSTGIRPTFADEFSLAGLDIPASMFAGDGRWDR; encoded by the coding sequence ATGGGCATCGACATCCGCAGGCATTTCGCGTCCAACGACGGCTCGCCGGAGCCGCCACCGCCCGAGGAGCCGCACGACGACGCCAGCCAGAGCGAGGCGGCGCAGGCGGCCAGCGGCACGGAACGGCCGGCGCTGCTGGCGGCGCGCTGGCTGGGCCGCGGCCGCGAACAGGCGCCGCCCTCCCCGCAGCGCATTCGCCGCCCGCTGGCGCCGGAGACGCCGGAGCCGGGCGAGACGGTCGCCATGACGGAGGAGCCGCGCGTCTCGCCGCAGATAGCCGGCCTAGAAGAGGCGAAGACGCGGGTGCACCGCCGCCTGATCCAGGAGCTGGAAGCCTCGCGGCTCGACCGCATGAGCGAAGACGAGGCGCGCACGGCGGTGGCGCAGGCCGCGCGGCAGTTGCTGACGCAGGAGATGCCGGAGGTCTACGGCCTGGCCCGCGATGAGGTGATCGCTGCCGTCACCGACGAAGTGCTCGGCCTCGGCCCGATCGAGAACATGATCCGCGACCCCAGCATCTCGGAGGTGATGATCAACGCGGCCGACGAGATCTTCTTCGAGCGCGCCGGCCGCATTCACCGCGCCAACGTGCGTTTCCGCGACAACGCCCACATCATGCGCATCGCCGAGCGCATCGTCTCGCGCGTCGGCCGGCGCGTGGACGAATCCTCGCCGATGGTGGACGCCCGCTTGCCCGACGGCTCGCGCGTCAACATCATCATCCCGCCGGTGGCGCCCAAGAGCCCCTGCATCACCATCCGCAAATTCAAAAAAGACAAGCTGACGCTCGAAGACCTGATGGGCTTCGGCTCGATCGCGCCCGAGGCCGTCACCTTCATGCGCGCCTGCGTGCACATCAAGCGCAACATCATCGTCTCCGGCGGCACCGGCTCCGGTAAGACGACGCTCTTGAACGCGCTCTCCGGCGCCATTCCGGACTACGAGCGGCTGGTGACGATCGAGGACCCGACCGAGCTGCGCCTGCAGCAGCCGCACGTCGTCACGCTGGAGGCGCGGCCGGCCAGCATCGAGGGCCGCGGCGAAGTCACCCAGCGCGATTTGGTGCGCAACGCCCTGCGTATGCGGCCGGACCGCATCATCATCGGCGAGGTGCGCGGCGGCGAAACCTTCGACATGCTCCAGGCGATGAACACGGGCCACGAAGGTTCGATCAGCACAATCCATGCCAACAGCCCGCGTGACGCCGCCGCCCGCATGGAGAGCCTGGTGATGATGACGGGCATGGAGTTGCCGCTGCGCGTGATCCGCGAGCAGATCGCCTCCGCTATTCACCTGATCATCCAGCAGACGCGCTTCAGCGACGGCAGCCGCAAGGTGACGCACATCACCGAAGTGACCGGCCTCGAGGGCCAGACGCTGACCCTGCAAGACATCTTCCATTTCGAGCACGAGGGTATCGACAGCGAGGGCAAGGTCCGCGGCCGCATGAAATCCACCGGCATTCGCCCGACGTTCGCCGACGAGTTCTCGCTCGCGGGGCTCGATATCCCGGCGTCGATGTTCGCGGGCGACGGCCGCTGGGATCGCTAG
- a CDS encoding type II secretion system F family protein, which translates to MAGFAAIAVFVAVTALVLGLSSRRKELQQVVDRRLGRASGVEVVATDEVQGVALRGSSRFGKSSAARALSGVRSMQQLGDLIERAGWKLRVPEFLAISGSAGVVFFFVGEFLLRPIAIVLGLVGLVVPYVLLRFAVKRRKDQFVKQLVDGLTMMANALKAGVGLMQAIDQVATALKPPISEEFRHLLRDVRIGASPDDAFDALNQRMKSEDLDIVITGILVQRTTGGNLAEMLENVSHVMRERIRIKGEIKTLTVQQQFSGYLVGGLPLLLLFGFNIMNHQYLAPMFSTTLGRMLLAAGGTLQAIGFFMIRRIVNIKV; encoded by the coding sequence ATGGCAGGGTTCGCGGCGATCGCGGTGTTCGTGGCGGTCACGGCGCTGGTTCTGGGCCTCAGCAGCCGCCGCAAAGAGCTGCAGCAGGTGGTGGACCGGCGCCTCGGCCGCGCCAGCGGCGTGGAGGTGGTCGCCACCGACGAGGTGCAGGGCGTCGCGCTCAGGGGCAGCAGCCGCTTCGGCAAGAGCAGCGCGGCCAGGGCGCTGTCCGGCGTCCGCTCCATGCAGCAACTCGGCGACCTGATCGAACGTGCCGGCTGGAAGCTGCGCGTGCCGGAGTTCCTCGCGATCTCCGGCAGCGCCGGCGTGGTCTTCTTCTTCGTGGGCGAGTTCCTGCTGAGGCCGATCGCGATCGTCCTGGGGCTCGTCGGCCTGGTCGTGCCCTACGTCCTGCTGCGCTTCGCGGTGAAGCGGCGCAAGGACCAGTTCGTCAAACAGCTCGTTGATGGCCTGACGATGATGGCGAACGCGCTCAAGGCCGGCGTCGGCCTGATGCAGGCGATCGACCAGGTCGCCACCGCGCTCAAGCCGCCAATCTCCGAAGAGTTCCGCCACCTGCTGCGCGATGTGCGCATCGGCGCTTCCCCGGACGACGCGTTCGACGCGCTGAACCAGCGCATGAAGAGCGAAGACCTGGATATCGTCATCACCGGCATCCTCGTGCAGCGCACCACGGGCGGCAACCTGGCGGAGATGCTGGAGAACGTCTCGCACGTGATGCGCGAGCGGATTCGCATCAAGGGCGAGATCAAGACCCTGACGGTGCAGCAGCAGTTCAGCGGCTACCTGGTGGGCGGCCTGCCCCTGCTGCTGCTGTTCGGCTTCAACATCATGAACCACCAGTACCTGGCGCCGATGTTCTCGACGACGCTCGGGCGCATGCTGTTGGCCGCCGGCGGCACGCTCCAGGCCATCGGCTTCTTCATGATCCGCCGCATCGTAAACATCAAGGTGTAG
- a CDS encoding type II secretion system F family protein, with protein MVMIAAFCAAIAVGTFLFAVLVGSAPATQRRLDSLVAGRIEAATYRGSDDDGPSRGMLLRGRLRQVMPSSMLDKLAALLVQTGIQAPPETVAAIWAGVALGPVALYLVVSGGLPQGEAALLPLALVGLGGYVPLMVLRSRARARRKKILLSLPDAMDLLTTCVEAGLGIDAAVARVAEKAKEPLAEELRIVLRTMAMGGTRRDALTQLASRVGLPEIQSFTSAIIQAEMMGVSLGQVLRVQSEALRVARKQRAEQQAYKAPVKIIIVLALFIFPSMFIVILGPAAISLMNSGFGG; from the coding sequence ATGGTGATGATCGCCGCGTTTTGCGCCGCCATTGCGGTCGGCACGTTCCTGTTCGCGGTTCTGGTCGGTTCGGCGCCGGCCACCCAGCGCCGCCTCGATTCGCTGGTGGCCGGCCGGATAGAGGCCGCGACCTATCGCGGCAGCGACGACGATGGCCCCTCGCGCGGGATGTTGCTGCGCGGCAGGCTGCGGCAGGTGATGCCCAGCAGCATGCTGGACAAGCTGGCGGCCCTGCTCGTGCAGACGGGTATACAGGCGCCGCCGGAAACGGTGGCCGCCATTTGGGCCGGCGTGGCCCTTGGTCCGGTCGCGCTCTACCTCGTGGTCAGCGGCGGCTTGCCGCAGGGCGAGGCCGCGCTGCTGCCGCTCGCGTTGGTCGGCCTCGGCGGCTACGTGCCGCTGATGGTGCTGCGCAGCCGTGCCAGGGCCCGGCGCAAAAAGATCCTGCTCAGCCTGCCCGACGCGATGGATCTGCTGACCACCTGCGTTGAAGCCGGCCTCGGCATCGACGCCGCGGTCGCCCGCGTGGCCGAGAAGGCCAAGGAGCCGCTGGCCGAAGAGTTGCGCATCGTGCTGCGCACGATGGCGATGGGTGGCACCCGCCGCGATGCGCTGACGCAGCTTGCCTCGCGCGTGGGGCTGCCGGAGATCCAGTCGTTCACCAGCGCGATCATCCAGGCCGAGATGATGGGCGTGTCCCTGGGCCAGGTGCTGCGCGTGCAGTCGGAGGCGTTGCGCGTGGCGCGCAAGCAGCGGGCGGAGCAGCAGGCCTACAAGGCGCCGGTGAAGATCATCATCGTGCTGGCGCTGTTCATCTTCCCCTCGATGTTCATCGTGATTCTCGGCCCGGCGGCGATCAGCCTGATGAACAGCGGGTTCGGCGGTTGA
- a CDS encoding M23 family metallopeptidase, with the protein MSVPGMIAPEGIDEERPRGRALSPNELLARRLTNLALSHQRIARGPERPSPAPRHAFRSATEYAAVRMEDNGISPVRLGRFSQVGALSGMAAGAVLAVSAQPATAPRPDPATARPWERLIQRQPAQQPADERPWRQLAARGGSSVVVTRVGMVVGVILLSVMLVSAVCQVARTAEGADAPMHPQAPTTPTPFNPDAAGSVAPQQSQQATAADVRQALNTALAAAGAPGSAAPAAAPAAAQGWGAATTNAGGAPSGWGSSAPQPPQTAPIVIPPGAVAIWPVTGPITSFFGPSHPLGIDIGVNTGTPIRAMAAGVVTFAGGDPCCSYGYYVDIDHGNGVTTRYGHMVVPSALRPGQRVRMGDAIGLSGTTGFSTGPHLHFEVRLHGVPVNPLLVLPG; encoded by the coding sequence ATGAGCGTGCCGGGAATGATCGCCCCCGAGGGCATCGATGAGGAACGGCCGAGGGGACGAGCGCTCTCTCCGAACGAGTTGCTGGCCCGCCGTCTGACGAACCTCGCGCTCAGCCATCAGCGCATCGCGCGCGGTCCCGAACGCCCTTCACCCGCACCGCGGCATGCCTTCCGCAGCGCCACCGAGTATGCCGCCGTCAGGATGGAAGACAACGGCATCTCGCCCGTGCGCCTCGGCCGTTTCTCACAGGTCGGTGCGCTGTCCGGCATGGCAGCCGGCGCCGTGCTGGCCGTCTCCGCGCAGCCGGCCACGGCGCCGCGGCCCGATCCCGCGACCGCGCGGCCGTGGGAGCGGCTGATCCAGCGCCAGCCGGCGCAGCAACCGGCGGACGAGCGGCCCTGGCGCCAGCTGGCCGCGCGCGGTGGTTCGAGCGTGGTCGTGACCCGCGTGGGCATGGTCGTCGGCGTGATCCTGCTGAGCGTGATGCTGGTCTCGGCCGTATGCCAGGTTGCCCGCACCGCCGAGGGGGCGGACGCGCCGATGCACCCGCAGGCGCCGACCACCCCGACGCCGTTCAACCCCGACGCGGCGGGGAGCGTGGCGCCGCAGCAGAGCCAGCAGGCCACCGCCGCCGACGTCCGCCAGGCGCTCAACACGGCGCTTGCCGCCGCCGGCGCGCCGGGGAGCGCCGCTCCGGCCGCTGCGCCGGCAGCGGCTCAGGGCTGGGGCGCGGCCACAACCAACGCCGGTGGCGCACCGAGCGGCTGGGGCAGCTCTGCGCCGCAGCCGCCGCAAACGGCGCCGATCGTGATTCCGCCGGGCGCCGTCGCGATCTGGCCCGTCACCGGTCCAATCACCAGCTTCTTCGGCCCCTCGCACCCGCTCGGCATCGACATCGGCGTCAATACCGGCACGCCGATCCGGGCGATGGCGGCGGGCGTGGTCACCTTCGCCGGCGGCGACCCTTGCTGCAGCTACGGCTATTACGTGGACATCGACCACGGCAACGGCGTGACGACGCGCTACGGGCACATGGTTGTGCCCTCGGCCCTGCGTCCGGGCCAGCGCGTGCGCATGGGCGACGCGATCGGTCTCTCCGGCACAACGGGTTTCAGCACCGGGCCGCACCTGCACTTCGAGGTGCGCTTGCACGGCGTGCCGGTGAATCCGCTGCTGGTGCTGCCGGGTTGA